The following coding sequences are from one Kallotenue papyrolyticum window:
- a CDS encoding acyl-CoA dehydrogenase family protein: MHLFQQAAPELGNQYHEDRVLRAYLQRHLPPDLLRAWEPALTAMGALAGGELYRLQQADRLNEPRLTQWDAWGARIDHIELTPLWRVAERLAAEYGLVATAYDQSLGPWARPLQFALAYLFHPSTDIYTCPLAMTDGAARTLLQSGNQALIERAVPHLLSRDPAQFWTSGQWMTELTGGSDVGRAESVARQDADGTWRLYGRKWFTSAATSQMALTLARPEGNPPGVRGLALFYVETRDAQGRLRNIEVLRLKDKLGTRKLPTAELLLNGTPAQPVAGLRDGVRQIVPMLHLTRTWNSVMSAATMRRGLALARDYARKRVAFDAPLARQPLHVDTLAGLQAEFEAAFHLSFWLAELIGRDEHGQLAEQERYLLRLLTSIIKLTTARQAVAAASETLESFGGAGYIEDTGLPVLLRDSQVLPIWEGTTNVLALDLVHALLQRNELPLLGAAIRERVAAARDRGLQAAGRQALAAYEHAAAWFAAAQEAGRPAVEAGARRFALTLGRALALALLIDQAQWSLDRQQDGRARAAALRFAQLGVDQIAAEDTALSQALADDAPLPTPTADPA; encoded by the coding sequence ATGCACCTGTTTCAGCAAGCAGCGCCGGAGCTGGGCAACCAGTACCACGAGGATCGCGTGCTGCGCGCCTATCTGCAGCGCCACCTACCACCCGATCTGCTGCGCGCCTGGGAGCCCGCGCTGACGGCCATGGGCGCGCTGGCCGGCGGCGAGCTGTACCGCCTGCAACAGGCCGATCGCCTCAACGAACCGCGGCTGACGCAGTGGGATGCCTGGGGTGCGCGCATCGATCACATCGAGCTGACGCCACTGTGGCGTGTCGCCGAACGGCTGGCCGCCGAGTATGGCCTGGTCGCCACCGCCTACGACCAGAGCCTGGGGCCATGGGCGCGTCCGCTCCAGTTTGCGCTGGCCTATCTGTTCCATCCCTCGACCGATATCTACACCTGTCCGCTGGCGATGACCGACGGCGCGGCGCGCACGCTGCTGCAGAGCGGCAACCAGGCATTGATCGAACGTGCCGTCCCGCACCTGCTCAGTCGCGATCCGGCGCAGTTCTGGACCAGCGGCCAGTGGATGACCGAGCTGACCGGTGGCTCGGATGTCGGACGCGCCGAAAGTGTGGCGCGGCAGGATGCCGACGGCACCTGGCGGCTGTATGGCCGCAAATGGTTCACCTCCGCCGCCACCTCGCAGATGGCGCTCACGCTGGCGCGGCCCGAGGGCAACCCGCCCGGCGTGCGCGGGCTGGCGCTGTTCTACGTCGAAACTCGCGATGCACAAGGACGGCTGCGCAACATCGAGGTGCTGCGCTTGAAGGATAAGCTGGGTACACGCAAACTGCCCACCGCCGAACTATTGCTGAACGGCACCCCTGCGCAACCGGTCGCCGGACTGCGCGATGGCGTGCGCCAGATCGTGCCGATGCTCCACCTGACGCGCACCTGGAATAGCGTCATGTCGGCGGCCACGATGCGCCGCGGCCTGGCGCTGGCGCGCGACTATGCCCGCAAACGCGTGGCGTTCGACGCGCCGCTGGCGCGCCAGCCGCTGCACGTCGATACGCTGGCCGGCCTCCAGGCCGAGTTCGAAGCTGCGTTTCACCTCAGCTTCTGGCTCGCCGAGCTGATCGGACGCGACGAACACGGCCAGCTTGCCGAACAGGAGCGCTACCTGCTGCGCCTGTTGACCTCGATCATCAAACTGACTACCGCGCGGCAAGCCGTCGCCGCCGCCAGCGAGACGCTGGAGAGCTTTGGCGGCGCAGGCTACATCGAGGATACCGGCCTGCCGGTGTTGCTGCGCGATAGCCAGGTCCTGCCGATCTGGGAGGGCACCACCAACGTGCTGGCGCTGGACCTAGTCCACGCCCTGCTGCAGCGCAACGAGCTGCCGCTGCTAGGCGCAGCCATCCGCGAGCGCGTCGCTGCGGCGCGCGATCGGGGTTTGCAGGCCGCCGGCAGGCAGGCGCTGGCCGCCTATGAGCATGCCGCTGCCTGGTTCGCCGCGGCGCAGGAAGCGGGTCGGCCCGCGGTGGAAGCCGGCGCACGCCGCTTTGCGCTGACCCTTGGACGCGCGCTGGCGCTGGCGCTGCTGATCGATCAGGCGCAGTGGTCGCTGGACCGGCAGCAGGACGGGCGGGCCCGCGCTGCGGCGCTGCGCTTTGCGCAGTTGGGCGTCGATCAGATCGCCGCCGAGGACACGGCGCTGAGCCAGGCGCTGGCCGATGACGCGCCGCTACCGACACCTACAGCCGACCCCGCCTAA
- a CDS encoding reverse transcriptase-like protein — MKTTRTTGAGSASAELIPVRLEFDGGSRGNPGPGYGSYRLTINGQPQVVRRVELGPHVTNNEAEYDTLLRALEELLRRVRDPRRIRLAIIGDSELLIKQLRGEYRVRAPGLQPRAARARELLERFGAWEAHWRARQGSVDLFGH; from the coding sequence ATGAAAACAACGCGTACAACCGGCGCTGGATCGGCATCCGCCGAGTTGATCCCGGTGCGCCTGGAATTTGATGGTGGCAGCCGCGGCAATCCGGGGCCGGGCTACGGCTCCTACCGACTGACGATCAACGGGCAGCCCCAAGTGGTGCGGCGCGTGGAGCTTGGCCCGCACGTCACCAACAACGAGGCCGAGTACGATACGTTGCTGCGAGCGCTGGAGGAGCTCCTAAGGCGCGTGCGCGATCCGCGTCGTATCCGCCTGGCGATCATCGGCGACTCGGAGTTGCTGATCAAACAGCTGCGCGGTGAATACCGCGTGCGCGCTCCGGGTCTGCAACCGCGCGCTGCCCGGGCGCGCGAACTGCTGGAGCGTTTCGGCGCCTGGGAGGCGCACTGGCGTGCGCGCCAAGGCAGCGTTGATCTGTTTGGCCATTGA
- a CDS encoding NUDIX hydrolase, which produces MNTRHAPTHRVAAFVVVRDDAGRVLLSRRRDNGWYNLPGGGVEPHESVAEGALREVREETGLAIALRRLVGLYSKPQKSEIVAVFEAEVCGGALQPSDEADEHVWIAPDELERYQVLPKHRERILDALRADAAAVVRDQREPSLWAAPEAPTEHGQ; this is translated from the coding sequence ATGAACACACGGCATGCGCCTACGCATCGCGTGGCGGCCTTTGTGGTGGTGCGCGATGACGCCGGGCGCGTGTTGCTGTCGCGGCGGCGCGACAACGGCTGGTACAATCTGCCCGGCGGCGGGGTTGAGCCGCACGAAAGTGTTGCCGAAGGCGCGCTGCGCGAGGTGCGCGAAGAGACCGGGCTGGCGATCGCGCTGCGGCGGCTGGTGGGCCTCTACTCCAAGCCGCAGAAGAGCGAGATCGTGGCCGTCTTCGAGGCCGAGGTCTGCGGCGGTGCGCTCCAGCCCAGCGACGAGGCCGACGAGCATGTCTGGATCGCGCCCGACGAGCTGGAGCGCTACCAGGTCTTGCCCAAGCACCGCGAGCGCATTCTGGATGCCCTGCGCGCCGACGCGGCAGCCGTGGTGCGCGACCAGCGCGAGCCCTCGCTGTGGGCCGCGCCGGAGGCGCCGACCGAGCACGGCCAATAA